The following nucleotide sequence is from Brienomyrus brachyistius isolate T26 chromosome 25, BBRACH_0.4, whole genome shotgun sequence.
CAGAACGGATGAACATGAAGGCTCACAAAAACATTTTGAGGCCCAGTGGACTACTGACCAGGAATCGGTACCAATCAACATACCTGGGGTTGGAAAACCCCACCCGTAAAGGGTACTCCTAAGTGGTGAGAAAACATTAAGTGCCCAATCAGGTACCCCTCCAGAGGATCAAACGTGATGTAGTGCATATAAGGTACCCTTACAATTGAGACGTGCCCTCTGAGGTGCCCTTCCCAGTAAAAATACATGATTTAGTGACAGTGTGATGACGATATCCTTTTTGAACGGATGGTCTTTATTAACCATTATGGAGAGCAGTCTGGACATCTCTCCACAACTTCCTCAGCTGTGTCCAGCTCCAGCCTTCTTAATTAGCCGGTTCGGCTATGCAGCCTCCGTCATTTGGGCAGTTCATCTGTAGTACGGGTGTGATAAATATTCTTTTGCACAACTGCACTtgttaaattttagaacacggAAACGCCACAATTCAAAAGCGCGTGTCCATGAATAAATAATGTATGCTGCACCTTCGGTTCTTATGCCTTAACTCCATTAACACAAATCGAATGTTTAACTCTTTTTGTCTTGCCCGGTGCACTCCAGTCCCCCATCACAGTCCAGCATCGGCGGGGAGCTCCGGCACAGGTAGCTGAACATGCACAGACATGCACGCGACGCAAACTCAGCCTTGGCAGGCTATTTGCGCTTGTCTTCGATGTACCTGCACTGCTGACTTAGGTTTTCTTTTCCCGCGCCCCGCCATCTTGCCTCCTTCTTCGGTCTCCATTCCGATCAACGAGTGTAACCGAACAGTGACGACTGTGATCCCCCGCCcccaaaataaataatgaataaaatacCTCTCCAGTTTGGGGACAGCGCCTCCTTGTGCTTCGGAGTGGTTCTTCACCATGGCGCTTACCGCTAAAGTATATGATCACTATCCATACTAACTGGAATAACgattaagaaaaataaaagaaacatgATCATTGTTATATCTTGTGAAATTTATACGATCGAAATCAGAGTGACGTGCAGGTAAAAAAAGTAAATATAGGACGAGGATTGCTgtgtattagcttagcatatctGCGTTCCTGCTTAGTATGGCATCATTAAAAAACCCACAGTTTCTCAACCAGTGACTGCACGATTAGAAagtctaacaaaaaaaaacaggtttttcctATGGCAAGACAACGAACAACATTGTTTTTCAAAATAGCAAAGATGTCCAGTGTTTGGCGGGTGAGATCTAGCTGTCCAGTGTGCTCACGGAAATGAAAATATGTTAAATGCACAAGTTTCAATGATCAGCTCGTTTGCTGGTTTTCTTCATGAAGAATAATTAACCTGCACTGAGTGTGCAAAACATGGTATAGTTTACTTAATTACATTACTATTGAGATAATAATGATGATTCAGTACAGATTAGAGAGCTTAATGGAAGGGAACTTCCAGATTTAAAAGTTATGTCTCAGCATGCTGATGATACCACACTTAAAGAAAAGCAAGATCTGATGTCGTATAAGGAAAGTTAAAGAACTTAACGTAAATGTGGGACTCTATATGTCAAATGGCAACGTAAAAAAACTAATTTAACAGTGTTTCAAAGATACAGAAGTTATACACAGAAGTGTATCTGAACTGGGGTGGGTCAAGCTTCAAATAACTGGTCTTGAAGGCTGTATTTCAGCTTTGAGTTTGTGTCCTCACGCTCTGGATTGCAGAACTGGAATGTCGCATGGGAGAGAAATCCACTGTACTCTGTGCAAGGCGTGTGGTTTAAAATACATTTCCAATGATGGTGAAATAAATCACTGTGCATACcagaaaaaataatttaatcacAAACTTTCAGGAATATCACGGTAcataaaatgtgaataaatatataagaaaaataataaaaatttgaCAAAtttctgccaaaaaaaaaattacaaaataatggCAATTATGCTTTAAATTATGTTCTTTTGGTGTCAGTAATTTTTATATGCGATGTCAATATGACACATTCACTTGAAAAGTATTAGATGGCTCACAGTAAAACACTGTGTACAAAGTATCTTGCTTTGAATCAACTTGCTTTTTCACACCCTGTCTAGAGTATACCACCACTTTGCCACAGGCAACAATCTTACCCACTGTGCTAGCCTCCTTTTTGTTAAATATGATAACCAACTGTAGtaataatttatataaaatcaaaaacatttatattaACAATATATTAACactatatttatattaacaCGTTAACACTTAAATAAATAACACTTTCTATTTTGGATGCACTGGAAACACTGGAGGTTCGGATGAACTTCATTTTTTCACATTCCTCTTCTCAGCTTCAGGGTTTTCTGCTGCAAAAATAATAAAGAGCTGTTTTCTATCCAGTAAAAAAAACTATGATTCTGCATTAGAATTAAATTGAAACCACAGAAGACAATGAGTAGTATCACGAGTTGGACAGGGAGAAGGAGAGTGTTACAGGGACTTACTTTGCCAGGATTCTCTCGATGACCCTTTTGACCCAGGGAGCATTGGGGTCCAGGCAGATCTCCTGTCCAGTCCCTTTCAGGGTTGCACTGTAGCAGAATCAAAGAAAGTTTGACTGGGTTACAAAAAGGAAGTGAGAGACAGAGAGTGAGGTCACTCCTGACCCACCATACCACCCAAAAGACATGTTCTTGGAGGAACTTACATGATCTCAGTGTCCTTGCAGTGCTGGCTGGGAGGGAAGATCTCCACACTTTCGATGAGCCTGCCGATGCGCTGGCTTTCGGTTTGGATGCAGCGGCACCTCAATTCCATTCCCAGGCCTCTCATGCTCATTCCTGCGCAGGgttagaggtcagaggtcagagtcACACGCAAGCCGCTGCTGTCTAAATGCTATACACAgtgttatttattaattttacagTCTTTTCTTACTATGTTTACAAAATATAGTTTCAGTATAATTTAACTGAATTAATGTAATCTATTTAATATCTGAAGGCATTCTGCACCGTTGATGGAAAGGGAGCTTAAGTCAGCGATAATCTTACCCTCCGTAACGGTCAGAGCAGCCAGGAGGACAATGAAGACGGCAACCGCCAGTTTGCAGTTCATGGTGACTTTCTGTGTTGATCAGAGCGTGCGTCTGCTGAGCCTGTAGGATGCAGGTTTGTATCTGCCACTGGAGCCTGCTGCTTTTTAAAGTCCACAGGCAGGAAGCGGTGAGTCATTGGGGAAGTTACGCCACTGGAATTTCTCCCATTAGCCAATAAGCAGAACAATAGAAAGTCTTCAAAGAAAAATGCTTTATCTGTCTAGGCTCTTAGGCTGTTGATTTGGAATATCCTCTTATCCTCTTATCCTGGGTTAAGTTATGGGAAtatcccaggatggggagccagctaccacagggcacaaacaccattcacacctaagaATGATTAGGCCACTCCTGTTCGGGTTTGCcagcttttggactgtggggagaaaccagagaaccaacaggaaactgtacagtgacacagGGGAAACATCCAAACTCCCCAAACACAAATCCTGGGCAGAAACTTTATActtggtcccagaagtgtgatggAAAAGCActaaccagtgcaccaccaTTCCATCccaatttttatttgttttattatttctattattattatccatccattttccaaaccgcttatcctactgggtcgcggggggtccggagcctatcccggaagcaatgggcacgaggcagggaacaacccaggatggggggccagcccatcgcagggcacactcacacaccattcactctcacacgcacacacactccacaacccgggtcccagaggtgtgaggcaacagcgctaaccactgcaccaccatgccgccctatttttattattatttattattattattattaaagttgttatttgcatattttgCAGGACATTTTACAGTCACTTCTAACCACACTGGGTGGTCAATATGACATCACTTTTCTTCAGTGGGGGTAATGGAAGATGCAAGGATACAGGAACATAAGTTGGTGTTTTTGGCAGTTGGTGGCTGTGGTGTTTATAGTTTGTGGTAATAAGGTTTGATGGTCTGTCGTGTGCATGTTATTAATTTGTTTGCTTGTCAGTTTGCTCTAGACTCAGCAAGGTCCAAATTCCTTCAGCCACACCAGGTAGTTCAccgagtggggggaggggtgttccCTTGGTTGTAAAAAATAAATTCCTAATCCATCTCCTGAGGGTACCTCAGGGGGCTGTAAGACCGGCTCTTTCACAAGCTTTCTGAAGTAGCAGAAGCGAAAGTTGCTGGAGCGTTCATTTAGTGTTGTGGTTTCCTTTGTGGTGGTTAACGTTCTTCATTTCACAAAGCAAAGTTTTGTTCTGCAAATAATTCTTGGAATGCTAGAAAGCTCTTTGATAATGGCAACAAAGAAGCTtactttatatacatatattactAAATAACAGAAAAAGCATAAATATGGACAATGAACACCACACTCAAACTTGAGGGTCAACAGTCCTGTTTTCattcattgttattattatttttgttttatagtTAAAGCAACCTAAATTAACCCTGAAAACTGATCTAATATAATTCATCACGTTTGGCTTTATTACTTCATCCCGTTGTTCTTCTTCCAGCAGAACAGATGATCTGAATCTCACTCCATTTAAGAATGTTGGATGGTCAACAAAGTGAAAAGTATTTTGACATGTTTTAAACAGTATAAACTGGTTCCACATTTACATAAGGCCAGTAATTCTTGTGGTAATTGTTGTGATTTGTGTTTCAACTGATACGTGACTTTGGAGTCTTGCAGAGCCTTTGCCTGCTGTTGCACGGTGGACGTGTTGCAATGTGAACAATGGAGGAAGTGATATTGCCTATTGTGACACTTCGGCCACCACAGCGGACCTTTAGAAAGCTCTGGAAATCACCACTATGAAATGTGAAGGAAACTCCAGGCTGCAGTCATATGTTTGCTCCTCCAGGAAGTCGTGGCAAGGAGCAGGTGCTCCATGACAAGACCATTATGTTCGCTCTGCTGTCGCATTATCTTATCTTGAAACTTCTACTTTAGTTATGATTTCTTCAGGTGGCAAGAAACCACATTTTGCCAGTGATATTTATCTTTGCTTTATCTACTGATAGTCCAACCCAGGATTTTTTAAAATACCGATATCTAAAGTGTTGGCCCTTCCTagctgtgccctgtaatggatcaTGGTCGTTGGACTTGCAAAAAAAGGTTAGATATGGGCAGATAATAGACAAAATACTGAGGCTTGACAGTTTCACAACCTGGCCAGGAGTGGATTTGGGGCACTGCCAGTGCGACGCTGTTGTAACCGTGAGCCATATGAGAAAAATCAGTGTTTCTGGCATGAGCTCGTATAGCCGGATATTACAGCAGAGCTGCGAAGCACAAAGACGAGGTGATTAAACTCACGTGCCGCCAATTCGTATGAGTCACAGAAGAAATGAAGAAGAAGTGAATTTGACAAACTGTCAGGGATCAGTACAAACGCTGGTGCCAGTGTTAAATGTTCCCAATGTTCTCGTTTGATCTTACTCCATTTTCAGGTTAGTGATTAGGGTCCTGGTGACAGTATGCTGGGAAGTGTATGGCTTAGGGAACAACTCCCTTTGGAGACAGTGCTCTTTGTTGGTGGGGCACTGAGTCACACCTGCGTATGAGGACACGAATGACTGACACATCAAAGCAGCGCAAACAGGTCTGCTTCTTAAGTTATAAcgcacattttaaaaaaagcacaacataatgaaataatacaaaataattgtgatataaaaaaaaacctgtgaaaaaaaaaatcggtgATTGCTGTGCAATAACTTGCCAAAATAATGCAcagctattttttatttatataagatgttttcattttcttttaattatgtgttttttttcccttatattgTGATGATTAGATATATGCACATGCTAGGGATTGCGCTGCAAATTTCACTGTGCAAGAAAtgtgcaatgacaataaagtcatTCCATTCTATTCCATTTCAGCACATATATTATACTGAtagattaatatgaatatttttcattaattGCTAACTGCACATTTGAAAAGCTTTCTGTACTTCATGCTATCAAACTATCAATCCAAGACCATTTAATGATGTTGGTTTACTGGCCTGCAGTTTACTGGTATGTAAGCTGAATAAGTCTGTTTTAATGGTATATAGCTTTAAAAAGTCTGTCTTAATGATATACAGTGCCACCAGAAAGCATTCACACCCCTTGGCAAAAACAACTTTTTAGAATGATTTTATTGCCAAAAGCTTGTTAATCCAGCGTTTCATAAGTATTCACTCCCATGGCTTAATATTTTGTTGAAGCACCTTTGGCTGCAATCGCAGCCCCAAGTCTTCTTGGGTTTGCCTCTGCAAGTTTGGCACACCTGTTTCTGGGCATTTTCTCCCATTCTTTCCTGCAGATCCTCTCCAGCGAAGTCAGGTTGGATGGGCAGCACCGGTAGACGGCCATTTTTAGGTCTTTCCAGAGATTTTTGATTGTATTCCGTCTGGCCACTCTGCCATAAAGGCCTGACTGGTGGTGGTGCTTGACCTTCTGGGTGGTTCTCCTACTGTACCCCCACAAGGGAACACTGGAGCGCTGCCTTAGTGTGCCATTCCAAATCATGTTCAACCAACTGAATTTACCACAGCTGGACTCCAATCAAGTTGTAGAAGCATCTCAAGGATGATCAGTGGAAATTGGACGCAGTTGAGCTCAATTTTGAGGGTCATGGCAAAGGGTGTGAACACTTATGTACCTattatgtttaaatgtttatattttttataacaATTTTATAACACATCATAAAACACATTGTCACTTTTCCATTATGGACCATTTTTGTGTAGATTTTGTAAAAGAAAACTACTGTATACTGAAATCTATTTCAGAGTAAGTctgtaccttaccttacctttttCACTGGAAAAAGTGAAGGGGTATGAATACTTTCTGGGGGCACTGTATACCATTAATAGGTCTGGTTTAATGCGATATAGACAAGTCCGTTTTAATGGTATATAATTTAATAGGTCTGTCTTAAtggtaggggtggcatggtggtgcaatggttagcactgttgcctcacacctctgggacccaggttcgagtctccgcctgggttacatgtgtgtggagtttgcatgttctacccatgtcattgtggggttttctccgggtactccggttttcccccacagtccaaaaacatgctgaggctaattggagttgctaaattgcccgtaggaatgcatgtgtgagtgaatggtgtgtgagtgtgccctgcgatgggctggccccccatcctgggttgttccctgcctcgtgcccattgcttccgggataggctccggaccccctgcgaccctccGGACCCcgtgcggtttggaaaatggatggatggatgtcttaaTGGTATGTAGCCTTAAACAGTAATAGATAAAATAAAGTCAGAGAGACTTAATGTAGCAGGGCGTCATACTGCCCTTACAGACCAGTCATTCTACCCATATGGATCTTATCTGTTAAAACATTAGCGatctcatccatccattgatccatccatccccaaTAAGATCACAGCTAGCTGTAAGCCTCCTCAGTTAGCATAGAGCACAAGGTACTAAAGGTATTGTGTTTTACAGAAATACCAGAATTAAACTGTTTTCATAGTAATTTCATATACATATGTACTGTATAAACAGAAACAGATGTTGAAGGTTAGGCTTAAGGAATTTACAAACAATATTTCTTGCATATACAGGCTGTGAAATTGAACATTGAGAAATTCCTCAGTTGCATAATCACAGGAAGACTGACGTCCAAAATTGAGGCTTTAAAAGGCGACACGGACTGCAGCTCGAGCACAAAATTCCAGTGGCAGATCCAGGCCTGACTCCTACAGGCTCAGCAGACGCTCGTTCCGATCAACACAGATAGTCACCATGAACTGCAAACTGGCGGTTGCCGTCTTCACTGTCCTTCTGGCTGCTCTGACCATTACGGAGGGTAAGACGATCGCTGACTTTAGCTCCCTTCCTATCAAAAGTGCAGAATGTCTTCAGATATTAAATAGATTAGATTAATTCTGACAGTAAATTATACTGAAACCATTTTTCGTAAATACGGCAAGAAGAGACTGTAAAATGAATGAATAGCACTGTATATAGTATTTAGTAGTTCAGATCCATTCCTAAAATGCTATATTAAGTAAAAAGACAACAGCGGTTTGCGTGTaactctgacctctgacctctaacTCTGCGCAGAAATGAGCATGAGAGGCCTGGGAACGGAATTAGATTAATTCTGACAGTAAATTATACTGAAACCATTTTTCGTAAATACGGCAAGAAGAGACTGTAAAATGAATGAATAGCACTGTATATAGTATTTAGTAGTTCAGATCCATTCCTAAAATGCTATATTAAGTAAAAAGACAACAGCGGTTTGCGTGTaactctgacctctgacctctaacTCTGCGCAGAAATGAGCATGAGAGGCCTGGGAACGGAATTGAGGTGCCGCTGCATCCAAACCGAAAGCCAGCGCATCGGCAGGCTCATCGAAAGCGTGGAGATCTTCCCTCCCAGCCAGCACTGCAAGGACACTGAGATCATGTAAGTTTCTCAAAGAACATGTCTTTTGGGTGGTATGGTGGGTCAGGAGTGACCTCACTCTCTGTCTCTCACTTCCTTTTTGTAACCCAGTCAAACTTTCTTTGATTCTGCTACAGTGCAACCCTGAAAGAGAATGGACAGGAGATCTGCCTGGACCCCAATGCTCCCTGGGTGAAAAGGGTCATGGAGAGAATCCTGGCAAAGTAAGTTTCTGTTATAATTTACGCATGGGTTTGACTTGCATAATAGTCtagatacatttatataaaaattcCCATGTACTTTACATTAGCAAAATTAGCTCACTGCACCAGTACAATCAGCTAAATGCAAATACTAGAGGagtatttattttctgttttgtaAGATGATGATAGTtgagtaaagaaaaaaataatctgtTCTCAATAAACATTTATGGAAGATGATTGGATATACTATTTCATTTGTACAACTGTCTCTATAAAGTATGGTAATTAAAGGTAAAAGATTTTTTTGCTGAGGCAAACCAGAACGATTGCTTTATTTCTGCAGCAAAAAACCCTGATGTGTAAAAGAATTCTGAATGGGAAGAAGACAATTTCCTGACTGATGTTAAATATGGGAAAACATTGAGATTTTACCATCTAAAAACATTACTTGCTTTGATGTATTGacatttcatgtatttcatcCCATCTTCTTCCTGGCATTTTATCTATGGAAAGTGCTAGAATTAATTATTTCTGTTAGCTCTTAAACATTAGGTCTGTACATGATCAGTTAAGATCATAATGACGTTTGGCTATGATCAGCTGACCCGATTTTGAGCATAAAAGCACAAAATGACTAAATGTAAAATGAATATAACACTTGGCAGGTTACAGGAATATTATAGAGCCAGGTCGtatatatgtattatttatCACATTGACAGATAAATATCTGTCAAGCTGTTTTGTCAAATTGACATATTTATATTTCAGGGTGTTATGTGTCAAATTGACATGCCCGGTTGTTGAGCTTCATTTTGCATTCAGAAGATTGCACTgaatttcatttctttgaatgtttttttttcctatttttattaatataaattaaattaatgatGGCTTTGTACTGTTTTGTATGTATCAACTTTGAAACTGTACCTACAAATAAtcttaaaacaaataaaatttgataTAATCAAACAAGGCACCAGTCTAATCTCAAAGCTAGCATCTGTGGATATCTATACAACTTGCCACCAAAAATAATTCTGCATGCCCTGTACATCCACTATCGGCATCAACTTCAATGCACTGAATCGTTGTCATCATGCTACTGTAATCATAATACATACCCTTAACAttttcaagattcaagattctttattCATGACATGCATAgtcatacacatacacagtgaAATGCATCCTGAACTGACCTTTTCAGACTGTGCAAAAATTTAAAAGTTAAGTAAGGTAAGATTTACAATTTTACAATGTACAACATAAGAAtgtgtaaattaaaaaaaaaaaaacccatgaaaaaaaaatcggtGATTGCTGCGCAATAACTTGCCAAAATAATGCAcagctattttttatttatataagatgttttcattttcttttaattatgtgtttttttattactttgacttttgactttttttcccttatattgTGATGATTAGTTATGCACATGCTAGGGATTGCACTGCAAATTTCACTGTGCAAGAAATGTGCAAAGACAATAAAGTAATT
It contains:
- the LOC125720678 gene encoding interleukin-8-like gives rise to the protein MNCKLAVAVFIVLLAALTVTEGMSMRGLGMELRCRCIQTESQRIGRLIESVEIFPPSQHCKDTEIIATLKGTGQEICLDPNAPWVKRVIERILANRKP
- the LOC125720677 gene encoding interleukin-8-like, encoding MNCKLAVAVFTVLLAALTITEEMSMRGLGTELRCRCIQTESQRIGRLIESVEIFPPSQHCKDTEIIATLKENGQEICLDPNAPWVKRVMERILANKKP